The following coding sequences are from one Candidatus Eisenbacteria bacterium window:
- the rimP gene encoding ribosome maturation factor RimP codes for MDWSAVTQRVWGLAEPVVTAAGLELVDVQCRPEGGRAILRLLIDRPAGGVTIDELARISRELGNVFDAHDAVHGRYHLECSSPGLNRPLVRADHYRRALGKRVSVRTRTPVAGRRQFHGVLEAATDDVVTVADPDAGTVALPLADVERANIEYDFTRPAHAPAHA; via the coding sequence ATGGATTGGTCGGCGGTCACCCAGCGCGTCTGGGGGCTCGCGGAGCCCGTCGTCACGGCGGCGGGTCTCGAGCTCGTGGACGTTCAATGTCGTCCCGAGGGCGGGCGCGCGATCCTGCGCCTGCTGATCGACCGGCCGGCGGGTGGCGTCACCATCGACGAGCTCGCGCGCATCTCGCGCGAGCTCGGCAACGTCTTCGACGCGCACGACGCGGTGCACGGTCGCTATCACCTGGAGTGCTCCTCGCCGGGGCTGAACCGCCCCCTGGTACGGGCCGACCACTACCGCCGCGCGCTCGGAAAGCGCGTGTCGGTGCGCACGCGAACGCCGGTCGCCGGCCGGCGGCAGTTCCACGGCGTCCTCGAAGCCGCGACCGACGACGTCGTGACGGTCGCCGATCCCGACGCCGGCACGGTCGCGCTGCCGCTCGCGGACGTCGAGCGCGCCAACATCGAATACGACTTCACGCGACCGGCGCATGCGCCGGCACACGCCTGA
- the nusA gene encoding transcription termination factor NusA: MLPDLNRVIEQVSKEKGIDRQIIVEALEQAMLSAAKRTFGLDKNIEAKFNPEVGEVELFEIKRVVAVIEDPENEVILAEARAHLDPDAEVGDELLAKLPPEKFGRIAAQAAKQNIIQRVRDAERDSIFKEFKTRKGELATGTVQRFEKKNLIVNLGRADAILPEKEQIPRERYRQGDRIRAYIVDVELSSKGPQIVLSRTHPGLLIELFRQEVPEIYEGIVEVKGAAREPGGRAKFAVMSHDRDVDPVGACVGMRGTRVQAVVQELRNEKIDIVEWTADPAEYVCRALAPAKVSKIILDEDEHGMEVIVPDDQLSLAIGKKGQNVRLASRLTGWKLDVRSESDAEDEARRARASLTAIPDIGDVTAELLYQSGFKSSEDLAASDEESVAEVDGIGPERAPGIIAAAREHVARLQAEAAELAAAAAAATPLPTGDETAADRPAEETE, from the coding sequence ATGCTTCCGGATCTGAACCGTGTGATCGAGCAGGTGAGCAAGGAGAAGGGGATCGACCGCCAGATCATCGTCGAGGCCCTCGAGCAGGCGATGCTGTCGGCGGCCAAGCGTACCTTCGGGCTCGACAAGAACATCGAGGCGAAGTTCAACCCCGAGGTCGGCGAGGTCGAGCTGTTCGAGATCAAGCGCGTCGTCGCCGTGATCGAAGACCCCGAGAACGAGGTCATCCTCGCCGAGGCGCGAGCCCACCTCGACCCCGACGCCGAGGTCGGCGACGAGCTGCTGGCGAAGCTTCCGCCGGAGAAGTTCGGCCGCATCGCCGCCCAGGCCGCCAAGCAGAACATCATCCAGCGCGTGCGCGACGCCGAGCGCGACAGCATCTTCAAGGAGTTCAAGACGCGCAAGGGCGAGCTCGCCACGGGCACGGTGCAGCGCTTCGAGAAGAAGAACCTCATCGTGAACCTCGGCCGCGCCGACGCGATCCTGCCCGAGAAAGAGCAGATCCCGCGCGAGCGCTATCGGCAGGGCGATCGCATCCGGGCCTACATCGTCGACGTGGAGCTCTCGAGCAAGGGTCCGCAGATCGTGCTCTCGCGCACACACCCGGGGCTCCTGATCGAGCTCTTCCGGCAGGAGGTCCCCGAGATCTACGAGGGCATCGTCGAGGTGAAGGGCGCGGCGCGCGAGCCGGGCGGGCGAGCGAAGTTCGCCGTCATGTCGCACGATCGCGACGTCGATCCCGTCGGCGCCTGCGTCGGCATGCGCGGCACGCGCGTGCAGGCCGTCGTGCAGGAGCTCCGCAACGAGAAGATCGACATCGTCGAGTGGACGGCGGACCCTGCCGAGTACGTCTGCCGGGCGCTGGCGCCGGCGAAGGTCTCGAAGATCATCCTCGACGAGGACGAGCACGGCATGGAGGTGATCGTTCCCGACGACCAGCTCTCGCTCGCGATCGGGAAGAAGGGCCAGAACGTCCGCCTGGCATCGCGCCTCACGGGCTGGAAGCTCGACGTGCGCAGCGAGTCGGACGCCGAGGACGAGGCGCGGCGCGCCCGCGCGTCGCTCACGGCCATTCCGGACATCGGCGACGTCACCGCCGAGCTGCTCTACCAGAGCGGCTTCAAGTCGTCCGAGGACCTCGCGGCCTCGGACGAGGAGAGCGTCGCCGAGGTCGACGGCATCGGGCCCGAGCGCGCGCCCGGGATCATCGCTGCCGCGCGGGAGCACGTCGCCCGCCTGCAGGCCGAGGCGGCCGAGCTGGCGGCCGCGGCTGCGGCGGCCACGCCGCTTCCCACCGGCGACGAGACGGCCGCCGACCGGCCGGCGGAGGAGACCGAGTGA
- a CDS encoding DUF448 domain-containing protein, giving the protein MGCGERAPQPGLVRIVWRDGGLHTDRARRGGGRGAYVHEQAACFDAFVRRRGPVRALRASVPRHAREALVAALREGKE; this is encoded by the coding sequence GTGGGATGCGGGGAGCGTGCACCGCAGCCGGGCCTGGTGCGCATCGTGTGGCGTGACGGCGGGCTGCACACCGATCGCGCGCGGCGCGGCGGCGGTCGCGGAGCTTATGTGCACGAGCAGGCGGCGTGCTTCGACGCGTTCGTGCGACGGCGAGGGCCGGTGCGCGCGCTGCGTGCCTCGGTGCCGCGGCACGCCCGTGAGGCGCTCGTGGCAGCGCTTCGCGAGGGGAAAGAGTAG
- the infB gene encoding translation initiation factor IF-2 translates to MSKRIHELAKEWAVEPKAVVAAAEQIGLKGKRSQSVVTEDEVQRLKQTLGLAPRSPQVTVGAERVVAERLVTQREAGVERLVTSREQTTETRLQANVIRRRVAREVLKREELPGVPDAEGGGAIPPSLDFDEPIPPPLDVPPPADSPAPEPRTVVADAHPAPAPVPPPKPAARHVEAAPPPPVAKTARPAGAPARVAETPAAPPPPSAPGFEEQRGPKVLGRIDLRKATPPPSAPGWRPGGAPAETPGTAPAGDAAKKRKGRKVIQKDDLASMAERDFSRGAKRPMKKRAQPGKELKKPEITTPRASKRIIRISEVISVGDLSKSMGVKASEVLKKLIDMGMMATINQMLDHDTAVLVASEFEYQVENVAFDAEQSLEAEQEGVAGEAVPRAPVVTIMGHVDHGKTSLLDAIRATNVAEGEAGGITQHIGAYTVDVHGRTVTFLDTPGHEAFTAMRARGAKVTDMVVLVVAADDGIMPQTVEAINHARAAEVPIIVAVNKIDKPGGNVERVRQELGNYGLAPEEWGGDTIVVPVSAKTHEGIPQLLEMLLLQADVLELKASPQRNARGTIVEARLDRGRGPVATVLVQEGTLHVGDSFVCGVQYGRIRAMVDDKGKRIDEAGPSMPVEILGLGGVPDAGDVFVALQDDQKARQIAEHRRGKQREADMAKTAKVSLDDLYNQIQTGDVKELKVVLKADVQGSVEALTEALGRLSTNDVRLNVIHGSVGGVTESDVLLATASNAIVIGFNVRPEPKAAALAEREGVDLRMYTIIYEALNEVREALEGLLEPVEREKVLGRVEVRQVFTISGIGQVAGCYVVDGKLVRGVRARLVRDNIVVFDGKISSLRRFKEDVREVAAGYECGTGFENYQDVKVGDVIEPYEVEQVARRLAAPAGKGAQAAERSV, encoded by the coding sequence ATGTCCAAACGCATCCACGAGCTCGCGAAGGAGTGGGCCGTCGAGCCGAAGGCCGTCGTCGCCGCGGCCGAGCAGATCGGTTTGAAAGGCAAGCGCTCGCAGAGCGTCGTCACCGAGGACGAGGTGCAGCGGCTGAAGCAGACTCTCGGCCTGGCGCCGCGCTCGCCCCAGGTGACGGTCGGCGCCGAGCGCGTCGTGGCCGAGCGTCTGGTCACGCAGCGCGAGGCGGGCGTCGAGCGGCTGGTGACGTCGCGCGAGCAGACCACCGAGACGCGCCTGCAGGCGAACGTGATCCGCCGTCGCGTCGCACGCGAAGTGCTGAAGCGCGAGGAGCTCCCCGGCGTGCCCGACGCCGAGGGCGGCGGTGCGATCCCGCCTTCGCTCGACTTCGACGAACCCATTCCGCCGCCGCTCGACGTGCCGCCACCCGCGGATTCGCCGGCGCCCGAGCCGCGGACCGTCGTGGCCGACGCCCACCCGGCGCCCGCGCCCGTCCCGCCGCCCAAGCCCGCCGCGCGTCACGTCGAAGCAGCGCCGCCTCCGCCGGTGGCGAAGACGGCGAGGCCCGCTGGCGCGCCCGCTCGAGTCGCCGAGACACCCGCCGCGCCACCGCCGCCGAGCGCACCCGGGTTCGAGGAGCAGCGTGGGCCGAAGGTGCTCGGACGGATCGACCTCCGCAAGGCGACGCCGCCGCCGAGCGCTCCGGGATGGCGTCCGGGAGGCGCGCCGGCCGAGACCCCCGGGACCGCTCCCGCGGGCGACGCGGCGAAGAAGCGCAAGGGACGCAAGGTCATCCAGAAGGACGACCTCGCCAGCATGGCGGAGCGCGACTTCTCGCGCGGCGCCAAGCGCCCGATGAAGAAGCGGGCGCAGCCCGGCAAGGAGCTGAAGAAGCCGGAGATCACGACGCCGCGCGCCTCCAAGCGCATCATCCGCATCTCGGAGGTGATCTCGGTCGGCGATCTCTCGAAGTCGATGGGCGTCAAGGCCAGCGAGGTCCTGAAGAAGCTCATCGACATGGGCATGATGGCGACCATCAACCAGATGCTCGACCACGACACGGCCGTGCTGGTCGCGAGCGAGTTCGAGTATCAGGTCGAGAACGTCGCCTTCGACGCCGAGCAGAGCCTCGAGGCGGAGCAGGAAGGCGTCGCCGGGGAAGCGGTGCCGCGCGCCCCGGTCGTGACGATCATGGGCCACGTCGATCACGGCAAGACGTCGCTGCTCGACGCGATCCGCGCGACCAACGTCGCGGAGGGCGAGGCCGGCGGCATCACGCAGCACATCGGCGCCTACACGGTCGACGTGCACGGGCGGACCGTCACGTTCCTCGACACCCCGGGTCACGAGGCGTTCACCGCCATGCGGGCCCGCGGCGCGAAGGTGACCGACATGGTCGTCCTCGTCGTGGCGGCCGACGACGGCATCATGCCGCAGACGGTCGAAGCCATCAACCACGCCCGCGCCGCCGAGGTGCCGATCATCGTCGCGGTGAACAAGATCGACAAGCCGGGCGGCAACGTCGAACGCGTGAGGCAGGAGCTCGGCAACTACGGCCTCGCACCCGAAGAATGGGGCGGCGACACGATCGTCGTGCCGGTCTCGGCGAAGACGCACGAGGGCATCCCGCAGCTCCTGGAGATGCTCCTCCTCCAGGCCGACGTCCTCGAGCTGAAGGCCAGCCCGCAGCGCAACGCGCGCGGCACGATCGTCGAGGCGCGGCTCGACCGCGGGCGCGGTCCGGTCGCGACCGTGCTCGTGCAGGAGGGCACGCTCCACGTCGGCGACTCGTTCGTGTGCGGCGTCCAGTACGGACGCATCCGCGCCATGGTCGACGACAAGGGCAAGCGCATCGACGAGGCCGGGCCGTCCATGCCGGTCGAGATCCTGGGGCTGGGTGGCGTGCCCGACGCCGGCGACGTGTTCGTGGCCCTGCAGGACGACCAGAAGGCGCGCCAGATCGCCGAGCACCGCCGCGGCAAGCAGCGCGAGGCCGACATGGCGAAGACGGCCAAGGTCTCGCTCGACGACCTCTACAACCAGATCCAGACGGGTGACGTGAAGGAGCTGAAGGTCGTCCTCAAGGCCGACGTGCAGGGCTCGGTCGAGGCCCTGACGGAGGCGCTGGGGCGCCTGTCGACGAACGACGTCCGGCTGAACGTCATCCACGGCTCGGTCGGCGGCGTCACGGAGTCCGACGTGCTCCTCGCCACGGCGTCGAACGCGATCGTCATCGGCTTCAACGTGCGGCCCGAGCCGAAGGCCGCGGCGCTCGCCGAGCGCGAGGGCGTCGACCTCCGCATGTACACCATCATCTACGAGGCGCTGAACGAGGTCCGTGAAGCGTTGGAGGGTCTCCTCGAGCCCGTGGAGCGCGAGAAGGTGCTCGGCCGCGTCGAGGTCCGCCAGGTCTTCACGATCAGCGGCATCGGCCAGGTCGCCGGCTGCTACGTCGTCGACGGGAAGCTCGTCCGCGGCGTGCGAGCGCGCCTCGTGCGGGACAACATCGTCGTCTTCGACGGCAAGATCTCGAGCCTGCGTCGCTTCAAGGAGGACGTCCGCGAGGTGGCGGCGGGCTACGAGTGCGGCACCGGCTTCGAGAACTACCAGGACGTCAAGGTCGGCGACGTCATCGAGCCGTACGAGGTCGAGCAGGTGGCGCGGCGGCTCGCGGCTCCGGCGGGCAAGGGCGCGCAAGCGGCCGAGCGGTCGGTGTAG
- a CDS encoding DUF503 domain-containing protein: MVVGVLRLELRLPETHSLKGKRSVLRSIKARVQQKFNVSIAECEDHDLWQRAILGVSQVGPDQPHVDRCLREVVMFIDDLQLAELGEERVEFLHY; the protein is encoded by the coding sequence ATGGTGGTCGGCGTACTGCGGCTCGAGCTTCGCTTGCCGGAGACGCATTCGCTCAAGGGCAAGCGCAGCGTTCTGCGCTCGATCAAGGCCCGCGTGCAGCAGAAGTTCAACGTCTCGATCGCCGAGTGCGAGGACCACGACCTCTGGCAGCGCGCGATCCTCGGCGTGAGCCAGGTCGGCCCCGATCAGCCCCACGTCGACCGGTGCTTGCGCGAAGTGGTGATGTTCATCGACGACCTGCAGCTCGCCGAGCTGGGCGAGGAGCGGGTCGAGTTCCTGCACTACTGA
- the rbfA gene encoding 30S ribosome-binding factor RbfA, with product MADHRRERVEHLLRAELASLLQREARDPRLATVTVSAVRMTADLRQARVFYRVLGDPADVAPVQKGLDHATPFLRARVARSLGLRVTPTLRFEYDTTPDTARRVDDLLRSATPGSSEDEET from the coding sequence ATGGCCGACCATCGCCGGGAGCGCGTCGAGCACCTCTTGCGCGCCGAGCTCGCGTCGCTCCTCCAGCGCGAGGCGAGGGATCCCCGCCTCGCGACCGTGACGGTGTCCGCCGTGCGCATGACGGCCGACCTCCGGCAGGCGCGCGTCTTCTATCGCGTGCTGGGCGACCCCGCCGACGTGGCGCCCGTGCAGAAGGGCCTCGACCATGCGACCCCGTTCCTGCGGGCACGGGTCGCACGTTCGCTCGGCCTGCGCGTGACGCCCACCCTGCGCTTCGAGTACGACACCACGCCGGACACGGCGCGACGTGTGGACGACCTCCTGCGCTCGGCTACGCCGGGGTCGTCGGAGGACGAGGAGACGTGA
- the truB gene encoding tRNA pseudouridine(55) synthase TruB → MNGILLVDKPEGMTSAGVVRLLKRPLEPAKIGHLGTLDPFASGLLPLCVGEATKVARYLLLEDKAYTGRIRLGAETDTLDRTGAVTARAPVPELTQSAVDEVAARFRGPQRQTPPMYSALKRDGVPLYKLARKGMEVEREAREVVIHALALRLVAPDALDFEVRCSKGTYVRVLAADLGLALGTVAHLEELRRTQVGTFRVEDARAPEALRGEPLSSWPVIGIPQALAGLRRFTLSGPDVATLRRGQQGPLGALPKGEAGEAALVLTQEGAVAAVIEVADADRGWRMVRVLAAG, encoded by the coding sequence GTGAACGGCATCCTCCTCGTCGACAAGCCCGAGGGCATGACGTCGGCGGGCGTCGTTCGCCTGCTGAAGCGGCCGCTCGAGCCCGCGAAGATCGGTCACCTGGGTACGCTCGACCCGTTCGCGAGCGGGCTCCTGCCGCTGTGCGTGGGCGAGGCGACGAAGGTCGCCCGCTACCTCCTCCTCGAAGACAAGGCCTATACGGGACGCATTCGCCTCGGCGCCGAGACCGACACGCTCGATCGGACGGGCGCTGTCACCGCGCGCGCGCCCGTCCCGGAGCTGACGCAGTCCGCGGTGGACGAGGTCGCGGCTCGCTTCCGCGGCCCGCAGCGCCAGACACCGCCGATGTACTCGGCGCTCAAGCGCGACGGCGTTCCCCTCTACAAGCTCGCCCGCAAGGGCATGGAGGTCGAGCGCGAGGCGCGCGAGGTCGTGATCCACGCCCTCGCGCTGCGCCTCGTCGCGCCGGACGCACTCGACTTCGAGGTCCGGTGCAGCAAAGGGACGTACGTCCGGGTGCTCGCCGCCGACCTCGGCCTGGCCCTCGGAACGGTAGCGCACCTCGAAGAGCTCCGCCGCACGCAGGTCGGAACCTTTCGCGTCGAGGACGCCCGGGCCCCGGAGGCCCTTCGCGGCGAGCCGCTCTCGTCGTGGCCCGTCATCGGGATCCCACAGGCGCTTGCGGGGCTGCGTCGATTCACGCTGTCCGGCCCCGACGTGGCGACGCTCCGGCGGGGTCAGCAGGGGCCGCTCGGAGCCCTGCCGAAGGGCGAGGCGGGCGAGGCGGCGCTCGTCCTGACCCAGGAGGGCGCCGTCGCGGCCGTGATCGAGGTCGCCGACGCCGATCGGGGTTGGCGCATGGTGCGGGTCCTCGCGGCGGGGTGA
- the rpsO gene encoding 30S ribosomal protein S15 produces MAVLQERTKELVTSYRRHESDTGSPEVQVALLTDRITYLTEHFKVHQKDHHSRRGLLKLVGQRRRMLDYLRQRDFQRYKSVIERLGLRK; encoded by the coding sequence ATGGCAGTGCTCCAGGAGCGCACCAAGGAACTCGTGACGTCGTATCGCCGCCACGAGTCGGACACGGGGTCACCCGAGGTCCAAGTGGCGCTTCTGACCGATCGGATCACGTATCTGACCGAGCACTTCAAGGTTCACCAGAAGGACCATCACTCCCGTCGCGGTCTGCTCAAGCTCGTAGGGCAGCGCCGCCGCATGCTGGATTACCTGCGTCAGCGCGATTTTCAGCGCTACAAGAGCGTGATCGAGCGCCTCGGTTTGCGGAAGTAG
- the pnp gene encoding polyribonucleotide nucleotidyltransferase — translation MSERIEIEFHGRPLVVETGKVAKQAGGSAWIQYGETVVLVTATASRSAREGIDFFPLTCDYQEKTFAAGKIPGGFFKREGRPAEKEILTSRLLDRPIRPLFPKGFNCETQVIATVLSHDRENDPDVISMLGASVALTLSDVPFNGPIASVRVGRIGGKLVVNPTVSQLLDSDLNMVVAGSRDAIVMVEGGARMLPEADVLEALFGAHKAMQPLIALQDDLRSRAGKPKRTIVAPPVDEALASSVRDFALPKLRAALGKTVKQERYAALDAVHDETISTLGAGDAEKTKQVGKLLEKVTKEVVRAQIINDRKRIDGRGLADIRPITCEIDVLPRAHGSAVFTRGETQALVATTLGTSSDEQKIDALIGEYYRKFMLHYNFPPYSTGETKFLRSPGRREIGHGALAERAILPVLPDESAFPYTIRVVSEVLESNGSSSMASVCGGTLSLMQAGVPIKAPVAGVAMGLIKEGGEVRVLSDILGDEDHLGDMDFKVTGTRDGITAVQMDIKIGGVTQEVMSQALEQARQGRVHILEVMAKTIGAPRGELSVHAPRIVTVHIKPDRIRDLIGPGGKTIRGIVEETGCKIDVEDDGTVLVASSDGVAMQKALDRIRGLTAEAEVGKIYRGTVRRIVDFGAFVEIMPGTDGLVHISQLANERVRAVSDVLKEGDVIDVKVLEVDKSGKIRLSRKEAMKQAQEATR, via the coding sequence ATGTCCGAACGCATCGAGATCGAGTTCCACGGTCGCCCACTGGTCGTCGAGACCGGCAAGGTCGCCAAACAGGCGGGCGGGTCCGCCTGGATCCAGTACGGCGAGACCGTCGTGCTGGTGACCGCGACCGCCAGCCGCAGCGCGCGGGAGGGCATCGACTTCTTCCCACTCACCTGTGACTACCAGGAGAAGACCTTCGCGGCCGGCAAGATTCCCGGCGGCTTCTTCAAGCGCGAGGGGCGCCCGGCGGAGAAGGAGATCCTCACCTCCCGCCTCCTCGATCGCCCGATCCGCCCGCTGTTCCCGAAGGGCTTCAACTGCGAGACGCAGGTGATCGCGACCGTCCTCTCGCACGATCGCGAGAACGATCCCGACGTCATCTCCATGCTCGGGGCGTCGGTGGCGCTCACCCTCTCTGATGTCCCGTTCAACGGCCCCATCGCCTCCGTCCGCGTCGGGCGCATCGGCGGCAAGCTGGTCGTGAACCCGACCGTCTCGCAGTTGCTCGACAGCGACCTCAACATGGTGGTCGCCGGCAGCCGGGACGCGATCGTCATGGTCGAGGGCGGCGCCCGGATGCTGCCCGAAGCGGACGTGCTCGAAGCGCTCTTCGGGGCCCACAAGGCCATGCAGCCCCTCATCGCGCTGCAGGACGACCTTCGCAGCCGCGCCGGGAAGCCGAAGCGCACGATCGTCGCGCCGCCGGTCGACGAGGCGCTCGCGTCCTCGGTGCGCGACTTCGCGCTGCCGAAGCTGCGCGCGGCGCTCGGCAAGACCGTCAAGCAGGAGCGCTACGCGGCGCTCGATGCCGTGCACGACGAGACCATCTCCACGCTCGGCGCCGGCGACGCCGAGAAGACGAAGCAGGTCGGCAAGCTCCTCGAGAAGGTCACGAAGGAGGTCGTCCGAGCCCAGATCATCAACGACCGCAAGCGCATCGACGGACGCGGCCTCGCCGACATCCGGCCGATCACCTGCGAGATCGACGTGCTGCCGCGGGCGCACGGCTCGGCCGTCTTCACGCGCGGCGAGACGCAGGCGCTGGTCGCGACCACGCTCGGCACGTCGTCCGACGAGCAGAAGATCGACGCCCTCATCGGCGAGTACTACCGGAAGTTCATGCTGCACTACAATTTCCCGCCGTACAGCACGGGCGAGACGAAGTTCCTGCGCAGCCCCGGCCGGCGTGAGATCGGCCACGGCGCGCTCGCCGAGCGCGCGATCCTGCCCGTCCTCCCGGACGAGAGCGCGTTTCCCTACACGATCCGCGTCGTGTCCGAAGTGCTCGAGTCGAACGGGTCGTCGTCCATGGCCTCGGTGTGCGGCGGTACGCTCTCGCTCATGCAGGCCGGTGTTCCGATCAAGGCGCCGGTCGCCGGCGTGGCGATGGGGCTCATCAAAGAGGGCGGCGAGGTTCGCGTGCTGTCCGACATCCTCGGCGACGAGGATCACCTGGGCGACATGGACTTCAAGGTGACGGGCACGCGGGACGGTATCACCGCCGTGCAGATGGACATCAAGATCGGCGGCGTCACGCAGGAGGTGATGTCGCAGGCGCTCGAGCAGGCCCGCCAGGGTCGCGTCCACATCCTCGAGGTGATGGCGAAGACCATCGGGGCACCGCGCGGCGAGTTGTCGGTCCACGCACCCCGGATCGTCACCGTCCACATCAAGCCCGATCGCATTCGGGACCTCATCGGCCCCGGCGGCAAGACCATCCGCGGCATCGTCGAGGAGACGGGCTGCAAGATCGACGTCGAGGACGACGGCACGGTGCTGGTCGCGTCGAGCGACGGCGTCGCGATGCAGAAGGCGCTCGATCGCATCCGCGGCCTCACGGCCGAGGCCGAGGTGGGCAAGATCTACCGCGGCACCGTGCGCCGCATCGTCGACTTCGGCGCCTTCGTCGAGATCATGCCGGGCACCGACGGTCTCGTGCACATCTCGCAGCTCGCCAACGAGCGCGTGCGCGCGGTTTCGGACGTCTTGAAGGAGGGCGACGTCATCGACGTGAAGGTCCTCGAGGTCGACAAGTCGGGCAAGATCCGGCTCTCGCGCAAGGAAGCGATGAAGCAGGCCCAGGAGGCCACCCGTTAG
- a CDS encoding pitrilysin family protein, with protein MRATRLPNGIRVLSEELPDLGSVTVGIWVENGSRYERVDQAGISHFLEHLFFKGTERRTAAQIAEEIDAVGGVLNAFTGKEYTCYYAKVLDEHLPLALDLLADVFTHSRFAEDEIERERTVITQEISQIEDTPDDYVHDLFALAFWPDHPLARPIAGTAASVSGFHRPHFLDFLGARYRPDRIIVAGAGNLRHDALVDVVATQLGPLQGITPSPDGVPPTPRAGLAVHEKDLEQVHLCLGTPGLSQGEEDRYAAHLLNLALGGGMSSRLFQEIRERQGKAYTVYSFLTSYRDTGYLGVYLGTSPQWTREVVATVRAELARVTRDGLAPAELARAKTQMKGSMLLGLETSDSRMSRIAKNEIYYGRDVPIGEVAARFDAVTNDDVVRIAERLFGTDVMTLTVLGNLKGESLDAGVLVG; from the coding sequence ATGCGGGCCACCCGCCTCCCCAACGGTATCCGCGTTCTGTCCGAGGAGCTTCCCGACCTGGGATCGGTGACGGTCGGGATCTGGGTCGAGAACGGCTCGCGGTACGAGCGCGTCGACCAGGCCGGCATCTCCCATTTCCTGGAGCACCTCTTCTTCAAGGGGACGGAGCGGCGCACGGCCGCGCAGATCGCCGAGGAGATCGACGCCGTCGGCGGTGTGCTGAACGCGTTCACCGGCAAGGAGTACACCTGCTACTACGCGAAGGTCCTCGACGAGCACCTGCCGCTCGCCCTGGACCTCCTCGCCGACGTGTTCACGCACTCGCGCTTCGCCGAGGACGAGATCGAGCGCGAGCGGACCGTCATCACGCAGGAGATCTCGCAGATCGAGGACACGCCGGACGACTACGTCCACGACCTCTTCGCTCTCGCGTTCTGGCCCGATCACCCGCTCGCGCGCCCGATCGCCGGCACGGCCGCCAGCGTGTCCGGCTTCCACCGCCCGCACTTCCTCGACTTCCTGGGTGCCCGCTACCGGCCCGATCGCATCATCGTCGCCGGTGCCGGCAATCTGCGCCACGACGCGCTCGTCGACGTGGTCGCGACGCAGCTGGGGCCGCTCCAGGGCATCACTCCCTCGCCCGACGGCGTGCCGCCCACGCCGCGCGCCGGTCTCGCGGTGCACGAGAAGGACTTGGAGCAGGTGCATCTCTGCCTCGGCACGCCGGGGCTCTCGCAGGGGGAGGAGGATCGCTACGCCGCGCACCTCCTGAACCTCGCCCTCGGCGGGGGCATGAGCTCGCGGCTCTTCCAGGAGATCCGCGAGCGACAGGGCAAGGCCTACACCGTCTACTCGTTCCTCACCTCGTACCGGGACACCGGCTACCTCGGTGTCTACCTCGGCACGAGCCCGCAGTGGACGCGCGAGGTGGTGGCGACGGTGCGCGCCGAGCTCGCGCGCGTCACGCGCGACGGTCTCGCACCGGCGGAGCTCGCCCGCGCCAAGACCCAGATGAAGGGCAGCATGCTGCTCGGTCTCGAGACGAGCGACAGCCGCATGAGCCGGATCGCCAAGAACGAGATCTACTACGGCCGCGACGTTCCCATCGGCGAGGTCGCGGCCCGGTTCGACGCGGTCACGAACGACGACGTCGTGCGCATCGCCGAGCGGCTCTTCGGCACCGACGTCATGACGCTGACCGTGCTCGGGAACCTCAAGGGAGAGTCGCTCGACGCCGGGGTGCTCGTGGGATGA
- the dut gene encoding dUTP diphosphatase: protein MSAAVRVAVVRVRDPRTPLPAYHSPGAAGLDLTADTDEIALPPGGRALVPTGIAVAIPPGFEGQVRPRSGLANRSGVTILNAPGTIDSDYRGEIQVLLVNLGTDTVAVRRGERIAQLVVAPVARVVWDEVQQLEPTSRGDGGFGSTGAR, encoded by the coding sequence ATGAGCGCGGCGGTGCGGGTCGCCGTCGTGCGCGTGCGCGACCCGCGTACGCCGCTGCCCGCCTACCACAGCCCCGGCGCCGCCGGACTCGACCTCACGGCCGACACGGACGAGATCGCGCTGCCGCCCGGCGGCCGCGCACTCGTGCCGACCGGCATCGCGGTGGCGATCCCGCCCGGATTCGAGGGGCAGGTGCGGCCGCGCAGCGGCCTCGCGAATCGCTCGGGCGTGACCATCCTCAACGCGCCCGGAACGATCGACAGCGACTACCGCGGCGAGATACAGGTCCTGCTCGTGAACCTGGGCACCGACACCGTCGCGGTCCGTCGTGGCGAGCGCATCGCCCAGCTCGTCGTGGCGCCGGTCGCCCGCGTCGTCTGGGACGAGGTCCAGCAGCTCGAGCCCACGTCGCGGGGCGACGGCGGGTTCGGGAGCACGGGGGCGCGATGA